In Streptococcus oralis, a single window of DNA contains:
- a CDS encoding ZmpA/ZmpB/ZmpC family metallo-endopeptidase, with translation MKKTKQQLEKITKYSIRKLTVGVGPVAIGAFLFGASTLSVDKVHANEVGGAHSVHYRYLAEQELTESEKALIHHEVPTEFQDEDIIYVVYRKKETNSQQLPYTGSKELALAGLGLATASLAVLLVSKKHRSKVLGILLISSIGVSNFVPFTAFAFENKELLSYNQTISASTHEGLAKGVIHIEGYEYVGYFKESKSSTNTSSKKGESVVEEPQTEYTGKIEAKGTQEPGKEGESLVQEPQSEYTGKIEAKGTQEPGKEGESLVQEPQSEYTGKIEAKGTQEPGKEGESLVQEPQSEYTGKIEAKGTQEPGKEGESLVQEPQAEYTGKIEAKGTQEPGKEGESLVQEPQAEYTGKIEAKGTQEPGKEGESVVQEKLPEYKATEGAVTKETTTEIDYKTEIIEDPTKYTDEETVIQDGEKGSQITKTTYKTLDGIETDQVLNTTTIVIKEPVIKKISRGTKPIEGTLVEESLEKIPFKEKVEEDDQLKKGERVTVKEGKDGQKKVIKTYKTIKGLKTEEAPKVVEQVLELDQDRIVKLGTKNFEKPILSLSLIDVKDLKRTSQIRYNLENPSKAAIKSITLTLKKGDEIVKTLTISPDNLTASLTDLQYYKDYKLETKMVYDRGEGDEEEVLREEPLRIDLKKVEVKNIKETSLMSVDDAGVETDSSFLTSVPTNVKPYYLKIATHDNKVTRLAVDKIEEVTVDGKALYKVTAKAPDLVQHTDGNQLSEEYVHYFAKPKSHEENVYYDFNELVKAMQANRKGTFKLGADLNAANVPTPNKQYVPGVFNGHLTSVDGKQYTIHNIARPLFERIENASVKNINLGNVNINMPWAENIAPVARIVKNAVIENVKVTGHIIAKNDIAGVVNKLDGEGAKVNNVAFIGKIDGVGDKGWNLAGIVGEIWKGHANKTYVEADITATKARAAGLASTVDNSSDPNGIGKYGTVRNSVAKGTIKVKSPVDVGGFISKNWVWGKLENNVSMMKVENGEEFYGSGDIDYDGGYFTNNALERNFVVKDVSAGKHSFKYSRSHRIREISLEEANTKIDAMGITADKFEIKPLIEDTLNNTKSLDETYKDTQDYRIDRELAYRNIEKLQPFYNKEWIVNQANKLEASSNLVTKEVLSVTGLKNGQFVTDLSDVDHIMIHYADGTKEEKVVTRKADSQVQQVREYSIEGLGDVVYTPNMVVKDRTQLINDIKAKLAGVELISPEVRALMDKRGKAEENTDGRKDGYIKNLFLEESFEETKANLDKLVKALAENEDHQLNSDEAAMKALLKKVEDNKAKIMMALTYLNRYYGFKYNDMSIKDLMMFKPDFYGKNVSVIDRLIQIGSREHFLKGDRTQDAYRDVIAGATGKGNLNDFLTYNMKLFTEDTDMNVWYKKSISHTNYVVEKQSSNPDFANKKYHLYENLNNGEHGRYILPLLNTKKAHMFLISTYNTLAFSAFEKYGKNTESEREAFKKEIDLRAQEQINYLDFWSRLAADNVRNQLLKSENMVPSAIWDNQDVPGNGWSDRMGHNKNGDYAPVREFYGPTGKWHGYNGMGAYAYIFSNPQNSEAVYYIISSMISDYGTSAFTHETTHINDRMAYLGTWRHREGTDIESFAQGMLQSPSLTNYNGEYGSLGLNMAYERKNDGTQIYNYDPNMLSSREKIDHYMKNYNESMMMLDYLEAESVIKKNTGTNDKWFKKIDKKYREKASYNKLEGAPHQWDLVRDLNDDEKSMKLTAIDQLVDNNFATKHGLPGNGHYRTEGFDSAYTVVNMMTGIYGGNTSKSTAGSISFKHNTFRMWGYYGYLDGFLGYASNKYKQESKAAGNVGLGDDFIIQKVSKGRFNTLEEWKKEWYKEVRAKAEKGFVEIEIDGQKISTYEKLQELFDATVEKDLQGNKFDNTVNLKWKVYKQLLQKSDGFTGDLFTK, from the coding sequence ATGAAAAAGACAAAACAACAACTAGAAAAAATTACCAAATATTCGATTCGTAAGCTCACTGTTGGGGTAGGTCCTGTAGCTATCGGGGCCTTCCTTTTTGGTGCCAGTACCCTTTCAGTAGATAAGGTGCATGCCAATGAAGTTGGCGGTGCTCATAGTGTTCATTACCGTTATTTGGCGGAGCAGGAATTGACCGAGTCTGAAAAAGCCCTGATTCACCATGAGGTTCCTACAGAATTTCAAGATGAAGATATTATTTATGTAGTTTATCGCAAGAAGGAGACTAACAGTCAACAACTTCCATACACAGGAAGTAAGGAGCTTGCTTTGGCAGGTCTTGGGTTGGCAACAGCCTCACTAGCGGTTTTATTAGTTTCCAAGAAACACCGTAGTAAAGTACTTGGTATTCTGTTAATTAGCTCTATCGGCGTCAGCAATTTTGTACCTTTTACTGCCTTTGCATTTGAAAATAAAGAGTTACTTTCGTATAACCAAACTATTTCTGCATCTACCCATGAAGGTTTGGCTAAAGGTGTTATTCATATTGAAGGATATGAGTATGTTGGTTACTTTAAAGAATCAAAATCTAGTACCAATACAAGCAGTAAAAAAGGTGAGTCGGTAGTTGAAGAACCACAGACGGAATATACAGGCAAGATTGAAGCTAAAGGCACTCAGGAACCAGGCAAAGAGGGAGAGTCCTTAGTTCAAGAGCCACAGTCAGAATATACAGGCAAGATTGAAGCTAAAGGCACTCAGGAACCAGGCAAAGAGGGAGAGTCCTTAGTTCAAGAGCCACAGTCAGAATATACAGGCAAGATTGAAGCTAAAGGTACTCAGGAGCCAGGCAAAGAGGGAGAGTCCTTAGTTCAAGAGCCACAGTCAGAATATACAGGCAAGATTGAAGCTAAAGGCACTCAGGAGCCAGGCAAAGAGGGAGAATCCTTAGTTCAAGAACCACAGGCGGAATATACAGGCAAGATTGAAGCTAAAGGTACTCAGGAGCCAGGTAAAGAGGGAGAATCCTTAGTTCAAGAACCACAGGCGGAATATACAGGCAAGATTGAAGCTAAAGGTACTCAGGAGCCAGGTAAAGAAGGTGAGTCGGTAGTTCAAGAAAAGTTACCTGAATATAAAGCAACTGAGGGCGCGGTTACGAAAGAAACTACTACGGAGATTGACTATAAGACAGAAATTATCGAAGATCCAACCAAATATACGGATGAAGAAACTGTCATCCAAGATGGAGAAAAGGGTAGTCAAATTACCAAAACGACTTATAAGACTCTCGACGGTATTGAGACTGATCAAGTTTTAAATACAACAACCATTGTCATCAAAGAACCAGTCATTAAAAAAATAAGCCGTGGTACAAAACCAATTGAAGGAACTCTGGTAGAAGAAAGTCTTGAAAAGATTCCGTTTAAGGAAAAGGTTGAAGAAGATGATCAACTGAAAAAAGGTGAAAGAGTTACTGTCAAAGAAGGAAAAGACGGACAGAAAAAGGTTATAAAGACTTATAAGACAATTAAAGGACTGAAGACTGAAGAAGCACCGAAAGTTGTCGAACAGGTTTTGGAGTTAGATCAAGATCGTATCGTTAAATTAGGAACTAAAAACTTTGAAAAACCAATTTTAAGTTTGTCGCTTATCGATGTTAAAGATTTAAAACGAACATCTCAAATTCGTTACAATTTGGAAAACCCAAGTAAGGCAGCCATTAAATCTATCACCTTAACTCTGAAAAAAGGTGATGAGATTGTCAAAACTTTGACTATTTCACCAGACAACTTAACAGCTAGCCTGACAGATTTGCAGTACTATAAGGATTATAAACTCGAAACCAAAATGGTTTATGACCGTGGTGAAGGTGATGAAGAAGAAGTTCTAAGGGAAGAACCACTAAGAATTGACCTCAAAAAAGTTGAAGTCAAAAACATCAAAGAAACAAGCTTGATGAGTGTGGATGATGCTGGTGTTGAAACGGATAGTAGCTTCTTAACTTCTGTTCCAACTAATGTAAAACCATACTATCTAAAAATCGCTACGCATGATAATAAGGTGACCCGTCTTGCTGTGGATAAAATCGAAGAAGTTACTGTCGATGGAAAAGCACTATACAAGGTCACTGCTAAAGCTCCTGACCTCGTTCAGCATACGGATGGTAACCAGCTCAGTGAGGAATACGTCCATTATTTTGCCAAGCCAAAATCTCACGAAGAGAATGTCTACTACGATTTCAATGAATTGGTAAAAGCAATGCAAGCTAATCGTAAGGGGACGTTTAAGCTTGGTGCAGATTTGAACGCAGCAAATGTTCCAACTCCAAATAAACAATATGTACCAGGTGTATTTAATGGTCATTTAACAAGTGTTGATGGAAAACAGTATACCATTCATAATATCGCTCGACCATTGTTTGAGCGCATTGAGAATGCTTCTGTGAAGAATATCAATCTTGGCAATGTGAATATTAATATGCCTTGGGCAGAAAATATTGCACCTGTTGCAAGAATTGTTAAAAATGCTGTAATCGAAAATGTCAAAGTTACAGGCCATATTATTGCGAAAAATGATATTGCTGGTGTGGTTAATAAATTAGATGGTGAGGGCGCTAAAGTTAATAATGTTGCTTTCATTGGTAAAATTGATGGTGTTGGGGATAAAGGATGGAATCTTGCTGGTATTGTGGGTGAGATTTGGAAAGGCCATGCGAATAAAACATATGTAGAAGCTGATATTACAGCAACTAAGGCCCGGGCTGCTGGTCTTGCGTCTACTGTTGACAATAGTTCGGACCCTAATGGCATCGGTAAATATGGGACTGTACGAAATTCAGTCGCTAAAGGAACAATTAAAGTTAAATCACCTGTAGATGTTGGAGGTTTCATCAGTAAGAACTGGGTATGGGGCAAACTTGAAAATAATGTTTCAATGATGAAAGTTGAGAACGGTGAAGAATTCTATGGTTCCGGTGATATTGATTACGATGGGGGATACTTCACGAATAATGCTCTTGAAAGAAACTTTGTTGTAAAAGATGTTAGTGCAGGTAAACATTCGTTCAAATATTCTCGTTCACATAGAATTAGAGAAATTAGTCTCGAAGAAGCTAATACCAAGATTGATGCAATGGGAATCACTGCTGATAAGTTTGAAATTAAACCTCTAATTGAGGACACTCTCAACAATACAAAATCATTAGATGAGACCTATAAAGATACTCAAGATTACAGAATTGACCGTGAACTTGCTTATCGCAATATCGAAAAATTACAACCGTTCTACAATAAAGAGTGGATTGTCAATCAGGCCAATAAATTGGAAGCCAGTTCAAACTTGGTTACGAAAGAAGTTCTTTCTGTTACAGGTTTGAAAAATGGACAGTTTGTAACTGACTTGTCAGATGTTGATCATATTATGATTCATTATGCTGATGGTACTAAGGAAGAAAAAGTTGTCACACGTAAAGCTGATTCTCAAGTCCAACAAGTTCGTGAATATAGTATCGAAGGTCTTGGTGACGTCGTTTATACACCGAATATGGTTGTTAAAGATAGAACACAATTAATCAACGATATTAAAGCAAAATTAGCAGGTGTTGAATTGATTTCACCTGAAGTACGTGCGTTAATGGACAAACGTGGTAAAGCCGAAGAAAATACTGATGGTCGTAAAGATGGTTATATTAAAAATCTATTCCTTGAAGAAAGCTTTGAAGAAACGAAAGCTAATTTGGATAAATTAGTCAAAGCTTTAGCCGAAAACGAAGACCATCAATTGAATAGTGATGAAGCTGCCATGAAAGCTCTTCTTAAAAAAGTAGAAGACAACAAAGCTAAAATTATGATGGCTCTTACTTATTTAAATCGTTATTATGGATTTAAATACAATGATATGAGCATTAAAGATCTTATGATGTTCAAGCCTGATTTTTATGGTAAGAACGTTAGCGTTATTGATAGATTGATTCAAATTGGTTCACGTGAACATTTCTTGAAAGGAGACCGAACTCAAGATGCTTATCGTGATGTGATTGCGGGAGCAACAGGTAAAGGTAATTTAAATGACTTCTTAACATATAACATGAAACTCTTTACAGAAGATACTGATATGAATGTATGGTATAAGAAATCTATTTCTCATACTAACTATGTAGTTGAGAAACAATCATCTAACCCTGATTTTGCTAATAAGAAATATCACTTATATGAAAACTTAAATAACGGTGAACATGGTCGATACATTTTACCACTTCTTAATACGAAGAAGGCTCACATGTTCTTAATTTCAACGTACAATACGCTAGCGTTTAGTGCATTTGAGAAATATGGTAAGAATACAGAATCTGAACGTGAAGCGTTTAAGAAAGAAATCGATTTACGTGCACAAGAGCAAATTAATTACTTAGACTTCTGGTCAAGACTTGCTGCTGATAATGTACGTAATCAATTGTTGAAATCTGAAAATATGGTTCCATCAGCAATTTGGGATAACCAAGATGTTCCAGGTAATGGATGGTCTGACCGAATGGGTCATAATAAGAATGGTGACTATGCTCCAGTTCGTGAGTTCTATGGACCTACAGGTAAATGGCACGGATATAACGGTATGGGTGCGTATGCTTATATCTTTTCTAACCCACAAAATTCAGAGGCTGTATACTACATCATCTCTAGTATGATTAGTGATTATGGTACATCTGCATTCACTCACGAAACAACTCATATCAATGACCGTATGGCCTACTTAGGAACATGGCGTCACCGTGAAGGGACAGATATTGAATCATTTGCTCAAGGTATGCTACAATCGCCATCTCTTACAAACTATAATGGTGAATATGGTTCACTTGGATTAAATATGGCGTACGAACGTAAAAATGATGGTACACAAATTTATAACTATGATCCTAATATGTTAAGTAGTCGTGAGAAGATTGATCACTACATGAAGAACTATAACGAATCAATGATGATGCTTGATTACTTAGAAGCAGAATCTGTCATCAAGAAAAATACTGGAACTAACGATAAGTGGTTCAAGAAAATCGATAAGAAATATCGCGAAAAAGCGAGCTATAATAAGTTAGAAGGTGCACCACACCAATGGGATTTAGTTCGTGATTTAAATGATGATGAGAAGAGTATGAAACTGACAGCTATTGATCAACTTGTAGATAACAACTTCGCTACTAAACACGGGCTACCAGGTAATGGTCATTACCGTACTGAAGGATTCGATTCTGCTTATACTGTTGTGAATATGATGACTGGTATTTACGGTGGTAACACAAGTAAGAGTACGGCTGGCTCAATCTCATTCAAACACAATACATTCCGTATGTGGGGCTACTACGGTTACCTTGATGGATTCTTAGGGTATGCATCTAACAAGTATAAACAAGAATCTAAAGCAGCCGGTAACGTAGGTCTAGGTGATGACTTTATCATCCAAAAAGTTTCTAAAGGTAGATTTAATACATTAGAAGAGTGGAAGAAAGAATGGTATAAAGAAGTCAGAGCTAAAGCTGAGAAAGGTTTTGTAGAAATTGAAATTGATGGTCAAAAGATTTCAACATATGAAAAACTTCAAGAGCTATTCGATGCTACAGTTGAAAAAGACCTTCAAGGTAATAAATTTGATAATACAGTGAATCTTAAATGGAAAGTTTACAAACAACTCTTGCAGAAATCAGACGGATTTACTGGAGATTTATTCACTAAATAG
- the pabB gene encoding aminodeoxychorismate synthase component I: MHRKTVIDFRALGERYTFTQPIKELKTRDLSEVADLLAQVESYQEQGYYVVGYVSYEAAPAFEEKLAVHKAPLLGEYLLYFTVHDRVETSPIPLTYEEVDLPSKWREQTSAENYEKAISQIHHHLRQGDTYQVNYTVQLKQDLSANPFAIYNRMVVEQEAGYNAYVEHDEMAVISMSPELFFEQNDRELTTRPMKGTTQRGVTNQEDLEQASWLEQDPKNRSENMMIVDLLRNDMNRISEVGSEHVERLCQVEQYSTVWQMTSTIKSQLRPDVELVEIFRSLFPCGSITGAPKIATMEIIKNLEPQPRGVYCGTIGLLLPNGRRIFNVAIRTIQLYMGQAIYGVGGGITWDSTWESEYREVHQKAAVLYRKQPRFQLITTGKISKKQLLFEDQHLERLTKASRYFAYLFDPEDLRQKIEEECQACDANQDYRLRITLSKSGEIELSRQVLTPLSPSFCQAQLCLQEADLQQAFTYFKTTHRPHLSIGEQEIIYHNVAGELLETSIGNLVLKIAGELYTPPTSLGILPGIYRQHLLETGQVKEKIMTLEDLNQAEAIYGCNAVRGLYELEVI; the protein is encoded by the coding sequence ATGCATAGAAAAACAGTGATTGATTTTAGGGCTTTGGGGGAGAGATACACCTTTACCCAGCCTATCAAAGAGTTAAAAACGAGAGATTTATCAGAAGTGGCGGACTTGCTGGCACAGGTGGAGAGCTACCAAGAACAAGGCTATTATGTGGTGGGCTACGTCAGTTACGAGGCTGCACCTGCTTTTGAGGAGAAACTAGCAGTTCATAAAGCTCCTTTACTGGGCGAGTATTTGCTTTACTTTACCGTTCATGATAGGGTGGAAACATCCCCTATTCCACTGACTTATGAGGAAGTAGATTTGCCTTCAAAGTGGCGGGAACAAACATCTGCAGAGAACTATGAAAAAGCTATTTCCCAGATTCACCATCATTTGCGTCAGGGGGACACCTATCAGGTAAATTACACCGTCCAACTCAAGCAAGACTTAAGTGCCAATCCTTTTGCCATCTACAATCGCATGGTGGTAGAGCAGGAGGCGGGCTACAATGCCTATGTTGAACATGACGAGATGGCGGTGATTTCCATGAGCCCAGAGCTCTTTTTTGAGCAAAATGACCGGGAATTAACGACTCGCCCAATGAAAGGAACAACCCAGCGGGGAGTGACTAACCAAGAAGATTTAGAACAGGCTAGTTGGCTAGAACAGGATCCTAAAAATCGTTCTGAAAATATGATGATTGTGGATCTTTTGCGCAACGATATGAACCGTATTTCTGAGGTGGGGAGTGAGCACGTGGAGCGTCTGTGTCAGGTGGAGCAGTATTCAACTGTTTGGCAGATGACTTCGACCATCAAGAGTCAGTTACGACCGGATGTTGAGCTAGTTGAAATCTTCCGTTCGCTCTTTCCATGTGGTTCCATCACAGGAGCACCGAAAATTGCGACCATGGAAATCATCAAGAACTTGGAGCCTCAACCCAGAGGAGTTTACTGCGGAACGATTGGTCTCTTGCTTCCAAATGGACGACGGATTTTCAATGTCGCCATTCGGACCATTCAACTCTATATGGGCCAAGCTATCTATGGAGTTGGAGGCGGGATTACTTGGGATAGTACTTGGGAGTCTGAATACCGTGAAGTTCATCAAAAGGCGGCTGTACTCTATCGTAAACAACCACGTTTCCAATTGATTACAACTGGGAAAATCAGCAAAAAACAACTGCTGTTTGAAGATCAACATCTGGAAAGACTGACAAAGGCGAGCCGTTATTTTGCCTATCTTTTTGATCCGGAAGACCTGAGACAAAAGATAGAGGAAGAGTGTCAGGCTTGTGATGCTAATCAAGACTACCGTTTGCGAATTACCCTCAGCAAGTCTGGAGAGATAGAACTCAGTCGTCAAGTATTAACACCCCTTAGTCCTAGTTTCTGTCAGGCTCAACTTTGTCTGCAAGAAGCTGATTTGCAGCAAGCATTTACCTACTTCAAAACCACTCACAGACCGCACTTGAGCATAGGGGAACAGGAAATCATTTACCATAATGTGGCAGGAGAGCTATTGGAAACGTCTATCGGGAATCTAGTTCTGAAAATTGCTGGAGAACTCTACACACCGCCTACCAGTCTAGGAATTTTGCCAGGAATTTATCGTCAGCATTTGCTGGAAACAGGACAGGTAAAAGAGAAAATTATGACTTTGGAAGACCTGAACCAAGCAGAAGCTATCTATGGCTGTAACGCAGTCAGAGGTTTGTATGAGTTGGAAGTGATATAA
- a CDS encoding TIGR01440 family protein: MKEKDIQRATSQIVEDVLEKANLKQGTIFVLGLSSSEVIGGQIGKESSQEIGEVIVKTILDILEEKGIHLAVQGCEHVNRALVVERQVAEQFGLEIVSVLPTLHAGGSGQLAAFKFMRDPVEVEFIKAHAGLDIGDTAIGMHVKHVQVPIRPLLREIGHAHVTALASRPKLIGGARAQYPQDSIRKS; encoded by the coding sequence ATGAAGGAAAAAGACATTCAAAGAGCAACAAGCCAGATTGTAGAAGATGTATTAGAAAAGGCTAATTTGAAGCAAGGAACTATCTTTGTTTTGGGCCTTTCTTCTAGTGAGGTGATAGGTGGTCAGATTGGTAAGGAATCCAGTCAAGAAATTGGGGAAGTCATTGTGAAGACCATTCTAGATATCCTAGAGGAAAAAGGAATTCATCTAGCTGTTCAAGGTTGTGAACATGTCAATCGAGCCCTCGTTGTTGAACGTCAGGTGGCAGAACAGTTTGGTCTTGAAATCGTCAGTGTCCTTCCTACACTTCATGCAGGAGGTTCGGGTCAGTTGGCAGCCTTCAAGTTTATGCGGGATCCAGTTGAGGTTGAATTTATCAAGGCCCATGCTGGATTGGATATCGGAGATACTGCGATTGGCATGCATGTCAAGCATGTTCAGGTTCCAATTCGCCCTCTTTTGAGAGAAATTGGGCATGCCCATGTAACGGCTCTAGCTAGTCGTCCAAAATTAATTGGAGGTGCGCGTGCGCAGTATCCACAAGATTCTATCAGAAAGTCATGA
- a CDS encoding Ltp family lipoprotein has protein sequence MKKSKKILVTSLATATLGLIALSDTTGDFPFSAQHVSAQEKDASKNGKVVKENTTSASNQAEKSKTPAQKPAEKPKTPAQKPAEKPKTPAQKPAEKPKTPAQKPAEKPKTPAQKPAEKPKTPAQNPAEKPKNTSPKEDKSKSTAQSGWVGSSYYENGTKVTNKWIFDKKANSYFYLNASGNYVQNAWVGNYYLKSDGKMAKNEWIYDKKYSAHYYLTAEGSYARNTWVGNYYLKSDGKRAKNEWIYDTKSSSYFYLTSEGSSARNTWVGNYYLKSDGKMAKSEWIYDKNYGSYYYLTGEGSYVRNKWVGNYYLKSNGKMAKNEWVDGGRYYVDSDGKMVKSDWIYDKNYGSYYYLTAEGSYARNKWIGNYYLKSDGKMAKNEWVDGGRYYVESDGKMASKKWVDGGRYYVGYDGVWQPKPAAGNPYSAALKEAQGYNSLHLSKKGIYEMLIYEGFNSDTAQYAINHLNADYKANALAQARMHLKYGTSSKSEIYRKLTSPKVDKFTEEEANYAIQKLDLTPEGSSARNKWVGYYYYKSDGKLAKNEWVDGGRYYVDSEGKMVIGKWVDGGRYYVGYDGVWQPKPTDGNPYSAVLKEAQGYNNIHLSKKGIYEMLIFKGFNSDTAQYAINHLQADYKANALAKARILSKYNKKSKSEIHKWLVSPYGGEFTEEEANYAIQHLGD, from the coding sequence ATGAAAAAATCAAAAAAAATTTTAGTAACCAGCTTAGCAACTGCAACACTGGGACTTATTGCATTATCAGATACAACTGGAGACTTTCCTTTTTCGGCTCAGCATGTTTCTGCTCAAGAAAAGGATGCATCTAAAAATGGTAAGGTTGTAAAAGAGAATACAACTTCGGCGTCAAATCAAGCTGAGAAATCAAAAACACCAGCGCAAAAACCTGCTGAGAAACCAAAAACACCAGCGCAAAAACCTGCTGAGAAACCGAAAACACCAGCACAAAAACCTGCTGAGAAACCAAAAACACCAGCACAAAAACCTGCTGAGAAACCAAAAACACCAGCACAAAAACCTGCTGAGAAACCGAAAACACCAGCGCAAAACCCTGCTGAGAAACCTAAAAATACAAGTCCTAAAGAGGATAAGTCCAAATCTACAGCTCAGTCTGGTTGGGTAGGCTCATCGTACTATGAAAATGGTACTAAAGTTACTAATAAGTGGATTTTTGATAAAAAAGCTAATTCTTATTTCTATCTAAATGCTTCGGGAAACTATGTCCAAAATGCTTGGGTAGGCAATTACTATCTCAAATCAGATGGAAAGATGGCCAAGAATGAATGGATTTATGATAAAAAGTACTCTGCACATTATTATTTAACAGCAGAAGGTAGCTATGCTCGTAATACATGGGTAGGTAATTACTATCTAAAATCAGACGGGAAAAGAGCTAAAAATGAATGGATTTATGATACGAAATCGAGTTCATATTTTTATCTAACATCAGAAGGAAGTTCTGCTCGTAACACTTGGGTAGGCAATTACTATCTCAAATCAGATGGAAAGATGGCCAAGAGTGAATGGATTTATGACAAAAACTACGGGTCATACTATTATCTAACAGGAGAAGGAAGCTACGTACGTAACAAATGGGTAGGTAATTACTATCTCAAATCAAACGGAAAGATGGCCAAAAATGAGTGGGTAGATGGTGGTCGTTATTATGTTGATTCTGATGGAAAGATGGTTAAAAGTGACTGGATTTATGATAAAAACTATGGTTCCTATTATTATCTAACAGCAGAAGGCAGCTACGCTCGCAACAAATGGATAGGAAATTACTATCTTAAATCAGACGGTAAGATGGCCAAGAATGAATGGGTAGATGGTGGCCGTTATTATGTTGAATCAGATGGTAAAATGGCTAGTAAAAAATGGGTAGATGGTGGTCGTTACTATGTAGGATACGATGGTGTGTGGCAACCAAAACCAGCAGCCGGGAATCCATACTCAGCAGCTTTAAAGGAAGCACAAGGTTATAACAGCCTTCATTTGTCAAAAAAAGGAATTTATGAGATGTTAATTTATGAAGGTTTTAATAGTGACACTGCACAATATGCTATCAATCATTTGAATGCAGATTATAAGGCAAATGCCTTGGCTCAAGCAAGAATGCATTTAAAATATGGTACTTCATCTAAATCAGAAATATATAGAAAGCTGACCTCTCCGAAAGTTGATAAATTTACGGAAGAAGAAGCTAACTATGCCATTCAAAAACTAGATTTAACACCTGAAGGAAGCTCTGCCCGCAATAAATGGGTAGGATACTATTATTATAAATCAGATGGAAAGCTGGCCAAGAATGAATGGGTAGATGGCGGTCGTTACTATGTTGATTCTGAAGGCAAAATGGTAATAGGTAAATGGGTTGATGGTGGCCGTTACTATGTAGGATATGATGGTGTGTGGCAACCAAAACCAACAGACGGGAATCCATACTCAGCAGTTTTAAAGGAAGCACAAGGTTATAATAATATCCATTTGTCAAAAAAAGGAATTTATGAGATGTTAATTTTTAAAGGTTTTAATAGTGACACTGCACAATATGCTATCAATCATTTGCAAGCCGACTATAAGGCGAATGCCTTAGCTAAAGCAAGGATTCTTAGTAAATATAATAAAAAATCGAAATCGGAAATACATAAATGGCTAGTTTCGCCTTATGGTGGAGAATTTACAGAAGAAGAAGCCAACTATGCAATTCAACATTTGGGTGACTAA